The genomic segment GACACGTTTCAATTTTTAAATTACAATGAAGCAACAGAAAAGGAGTGTAGGACTTGAAACAAATTAAAAACGATAGATTACTACAAACAATACAAGACAAAAAAGTTTTAATAGCAGCACATCGAGGTACATGGGGCGGCAACATCATTCAAAATACAATCGGCGCTTATGAAACATCGCTATTAAGCGGAGCACATATTATCGAAGTAGACGTCGTTCAATCAACAGATGGTGATTTTTTTGCATTTCATACGGGACAAGAACCCGGGCTGTTGAGAATTGAAAAAAACTTAAAGGAAATGACGACTGCCGAAATAGAAGCATGCAAATTTACAAATTGTACGCAAGAGTTTGTTTCAGAAAAAATTAACCGATTGGATGATATTCTAGAACATTTTAAAAACCGCTGTCTTATTAATATCGACAGAAGCTGGTGGTTTTGGGAAGATACCATTAAACTTTTAAAACGCCACAATATGCCCGACCAAATTATTTTAAAAAGTGCACCCGAAAAAGAACTGCTGCAAGTGTTGCAGAATATTGGCGCAGAATTGATGTATATGCCGATTATACGCAGAGAAGGGCAGCTTGAGACGGCAAAAAATTATGCGGTTAATTTAATTGGCACAGAAATTATATTTAACACAGAAGAAAGCCCGCTTGTAACAAATAGCTTTATAGATAACTTACATAATGAGGGTTTACTGGCATGGGCAAATGCAATTACGCTGGATGATACGACCTATCTTTCTGCAGGACATGATGACAATACGTCTATATTACAAAATATGGACAAGGGTTGGGGGTGGATAATCGACAAAGGATTTGACATTATTCAAACAGACTGGCCTCTGCATTTAAGCCAATACATTAAGAACAACTATGGAAAGGGAGAAAAAATATGAAAAAATGTCTAGCTATTATTTTTGCTTCGGCACTGCTAATCAACTTAGTAACAGCATGCGGCAAGGGCAAACAAACCGGTTCGAGCGAAAGCAGCTCAGATAATAAGGGTAACAGTGTAGTTACCATCAACTATTATGGCCGCCCTGATGATAAAGGCGTAGAATCTACCATCGTCGCAAATTTTGAAAAACAAAATTCGGATGTAAAAGTAAATTATGTAGAATTACCTGACTCATCCGGTGACCGTTTGAAAACAATCAGCACGGTACTGCAATCGGGCGATGATTCGATAGATGTATTTGCAGGAGATGTTGTTTGGCCCCCAATTTTTGTGTCGGCAGGCTGGGTAATTCCTTTAGATGATTATTTGAAACCAGATGAACTAAATGGTTATTTAGCTGGCCCGTTAAGTGCATTCCAAATGCAGGGCAAAACTTATGGTCTCCCGTTTATGGCAGATACAGGCGCGCTGTACTATCGTTCTGATCTGCTTGAGAAGTATGGCAAAAGCGCCCCTAAAACATGGGATGAAATGCTGCAAACCGCAAGTGAAATTCTTAAAAAAGAAGGCAACAAAGACCTTCGCGGTTATAGCTCTTACTGGAAGCAAGCAGAAAGCCTTGCTTGTGTAGCCATTGAAATTTACTGGGCAAACGGCGGTAACATTGTAGATGAAAATGGAAAAAGCATTATTGATGAAAGCAAAATGACAGCAACTTTAGCTATGATGCAAAACATGATGAAAACAGAAAATATGACTGTTGATGGCATTGAAACCTTTGGTACTGCAGAATCTCGTGCTGTTGTCACTGCAGGTAACGCTATTTTTACACGTGATTGGTTAAGTGGATATGCGCCGTTTAATGATAAAGAGGCATCCGCTGCAGCAGGCAAAATGGAAATTGCAGCACTGCCCGGAAACGGTACTTTAGGCGGCTGGGGTGTTATGGTTTCTGAGTACTCCAAAAACAAAGATGCAGCGGTACGTTTTGCAAAATTCCGCGCAAGCTACGAAAGTCAGGTTCTTGCAAACGAAATTACCAGAATTGTACCAACGATTAAATCTATGTATGAAGATAAAGCTGTGCTTGAACTTACGCCATATCTGCCGAAGTTTATCCCTGTGTTGGAGCAAGCAAGGCCCAGACCGCAAAGCCCTTATTATGCAGAGCTTTCCGGCATTATGCAATTGGAAATTCACAGTGTAATCTCCGGGCTGACAACTCCTGAACAAAGCGCAGCAAACATCAAACAACAAATTGACGCTTTGCTTAATTAGCGGCTTTTGTTCTTGCAGCAGGTTTTATTCTGCTGCTAAATAATAGGAGGATGAACCATGGAACGCAAAAAAACAAGAATGGGGTATATGTTATTACTCCCCAGTATACTGCTAATCGCTGTTTTGATTTTGTATCCTACTATCAGAACGGTTATAGATAGCTTTTTTGAAATCAGAATTCAAACCGCAGCGCAGGGTGCCAAATTTGTTGGGTTTGAAAACTATATGAAAGCCTTTAAAGACCGACACTTCTGGGATACAACAATTTGGACTTTAGCGTTTACTATTGTATCTGTTGGTTTGGAGTTAATTATCGGAATGGGACTTGCGCTGCTTATGAAGAAGAAAATTCCGGGGCAAGGTGCCATTAGAACCGCAGTTTTGGTTCCGTGGGCAATCCCTACGATTGTTTCTGGCATTGTATGGACGCAGTTTTTCTCTCAGAACGGGTTAGTAAATTACATTAGTACAACACTTGGGCTATTAGATGCACCGTTTAGTTGGCTTGGTAAAGAAGCAACTGCAAAGCTAGCTGTTTTAATTGCGGATATTTGGAAGGCAACACCGTATATGTCATTGCTTTTATTGGCAGGGCTGGTAACAATTGCTCCCGAATACTACGAAGCAGCTGAAATTGATGGAGCAAGCAAAATAAAACAGTTCTTTCATATTACAATACCTCTCATTAAACCAACCATGATGGTAACCATTCTGTTTAGAATTATTTCTGCAACACGCGTTTACGATTTGATTGTTGCAATGACAAATGGCGGTCCGGCAGGGAAAACCGAAACAGTATCTATGTATGCGGTTAATACTTATTTTACTTACGGCAATATTGGTTATGGTGCAGCTATTTCTGTTATAATGCTTATTCTTTCGGTTGGTATCAGCATGTTCTTTACTGATAGCCTAAAATCTAGGGTGGGGTGATAATTCATGAAAAAAAATAAAAATGCTGTCGGCAAAATAATATATCCTTGTTTTTTAATAGGCTATTTGTTTGTCATGATTTATCCTCTGCTCTATATGCTATCTGCTTCTTTTATGACAAAAAAAGAGTTAAACTCTATTCCGCCAAAATTCTTCCCATCTGGGTTTAATTTGCAAAATTATATCGATGCCTTTCAAAGGCAGCCGTTATTGCGTTATATATTGAATAGTTTTATTACCACAATAATTGCTGTTTTGATATGTATTGCAGTTGGCTGTATGGCATCCTATGCATTGGCAAGAACCCAAATCCGTTTTAAAAAGACATTTCTAATCATGGTTTTGGCAATTTCATTGCTGCCAACCATCACCCTAATTAACCCCATTTTTAAAATGTACAGCGAATTGGGGCTATTAAATACACACTTTGGGTTAGCGCTAATTGTATCTGTTTTAGATTTGCCAATGACAATTTGGTTTCTTACAGCAATGTTCAAAAATGTACAACCTTCTATTGAAGAAAGCGCACAGCTTGATGGTGCGA from the Hydrogenoanaerobacterium saccharovorans genome contains:
- a CDS encoding glycerophosphodiester phosphodiesterase family protein codes for the protein MKQIKNDRLLQTIQDKKVLIAAHRGTWGGNIIQNTIGAYETSLLSGAHIIEVDVVQSTDGDFFAFHTGQEPGLLRIEKNLKEMTTAEIEACKFTNCTQEFVSEKINRLDDILEHFKNRCLINIDRSWWFWEDTIKLLKRHNMPDQIILKSAPEKELLQVLQNIGAELMYMPIIRREGQLETAKNYAVNLIGTEIIFNTEESPLVTNSFIDNLHNEGLLAWANAITLDDTTYLSAGHDDNTSILQNMDKGWGWIIDKGFDIIQTDWPLHLSQYIKNNYGKGEKI
- a CDS encoding ABC transporter substrate-binding protein, encoding MKKCLAIIFASALLINLVTACGKGKQTGSSESSSDNKGNSVVTINYYGRPDDKGVESTIVANFEKQNSDVKVNYVELPDSSGDRLKTISTVLQSGDDSIDVFAGDVVWPPIFVSAGWVIPLDDYLKPDELNGYLAGPLSAFQMQGKTYGLPFMADTGALYYRSDLLEKYGKSAPKTWDEMLQTASEILKKEGNKDLRGYSSYWKQAESLACVAIEIYWANGGNIVDENGKSIIDESKMTATLAMMQNMMKTENMTVDGIETFGTAESRAVVTAGNAIFTRDWLSGYAPFNDKEASAAAGKMEIAALPGNGTLGGWGVMVSEYSKNKDAAVRFAKFRASYESQVLANEITRIVPTIKSMYEDKAVLELTPYLPKFIPVLEQARPRPQSPYYAELSGIMQLEIHSVISGLTTPEQSAANIKQQIDALLN
- a CDS encoding carbohydrate ABC transporter permease, with protein sequence MERKKTRMGYMLLLPSILLIAVLILYPTIRTVIDSFFEIRIQTAAQGAKFVGFENYMKAFKDRHFWDTTIWTLAFTIVSVGLELIIGMGLALLMKKKIPGQGAIRTAVLVPWAIPTIVSGIVWTQFFSQNGLVNYISTTLGLLDAPFSWLGKEATAKLAVLIADIWKATPYMSLLLLAGLVTIAPEYYEAAEIDGASKIKQFFHITIPLIKPTMMVTILFRIISATRVYDLIVAMTNGGPAGKTETVSMYAVNTYFTYGNIGYGAAISVIMLILSVGISMFFTDSLKSRVG
- a CDS encoding carbohydrate ABC transporter permease, which codes for MKKNKNAVGKIIYPCFLIGYLFVMIYPLLYMLSASFMTKKELNSIPPKFFPSGFNLQNYIDAFQRQPLLRYILNSFITTIIAVLICIAVGCMASYALARTQIRFKKTFLIMVLAISLLPTITLINPIFKMYSELGLLNTHFGLALIVSVLDLPMTIWFLTAMFKNVQPSIEESAQLDGANMFQIFVRILLPLMKAGIFSISILVFIGAWNRFLLSQVLNQFENYRTVVVGLTLYQTTHTIPFGTVAAAGIITILPLMVMVLIFQKNILGGIMEGGVKE